In the genome of Monodelphis domestica isolate mMonDom1 chromosome 2, mMonDom1.pri, whole genome shotgun sequence, one region contains:
- the LOC100619512 gene encoding olfactory receptor 14A2-like, whose amino-acid sequence MANFTMTTGFLLMGFSDIWELQILHAMFFLLIYLVALIGNLLIFTLISLDRKLHTPMYFFLKNLSFLDLCLISITVPKSIANSLSHNCSISFLGCVSQLFLMVLFAASELFLLTAMSYDRYVAICLPLHYEVLMNGEICMKMAAASWLSGGFLGALYSVTTFTLPFCGSKEIHQFFCDVPSLLRISCSHSHLAVDVTMTFGFGLGIFCSICITVSYSHIVSIVLKIPTTKGRSKAFSTCLPHLFILMVFITTGIIAYLKPPQESDSVIDLLLSLFYTVVPPTMNPIIYSLRNKDMKAALRKLIAWKYFSKELIPKAFP is encoded by the coding sequence ATGGCCAATTTCACCATGACAACAGGATTCCTCCTCATGGGCTTTTCTGACATCTGGGAGCTACAAATCTTACATGCCATGTTCTTCTTGCTGATCTACCTGGTGGCTCTAATTGGGAATTTGCTCATCTTCACCCTCATCTCTCTTGATAGGAAACTCCATACTCCTATGTACTTCTTCCTAaagaatctgtcctttttagatCTTTGTCTTATTTCCATCACAGTTCCCAAATCAATTGCAAACTCTCTCAGTCACAACTGCTCCATCTCTTTTTTGGGGTGTGTTTCACAGCTCTTTTTAATGGTGTTATTTGCTGCATCAGAACTTTTTCTCCTAACAGCAATGTCCTATGACCGTTATGTAGCCATCTGCCTGCCCTTACATTATGAAGTCCTCATGAATGGTGAAATTTGTATGAAAATGGCAGCTGCTTCCTGGCTCAGTGGAGGCTTTTTGGGGGCTCTGTACTCAGTTACTACATTCACTTTGCCATTCTGTGGCTCCAAGGAGATTCACCAGTTCTTCTGTGATGTCCCTTCCTTACTTAGGATCTCCTGCTCTCATTCACACCTTGCAGTTGATGTTACTATGACTTTTGGGTTTGGTTTAGGGATTTTCTGCTCTATTTGTATCACAGTCTCTTATAGTCACATCGTCTCAATTGTGCTGAAGATTCCAACCACAAAAGGTAGGTCAAAAGCCTTCTCCACTTGCCTGCCCCACCTTTTCATTCTCATGGTTTTTATCACAACTGGTATCATTGCTTATCTAAAGCCACCTCAGGAATCTGACTCAGTTATTGACCTGTTGTTGTCCTTGTTCTATACAGTAGTGCCTCCAACTATGAACCCTATTATTTATAGCCTGAGAAACAAGGACATGAAAGCTGCTCTCAGAAAACTCATTGCCTGGAAATATTTCTCAAAGGAATTAataccaaaggcttttccatga